In a genomic window of Telopea speciosissima isolate NSW1024214 ecotype Mountain lineage chromosome 5, Tspe_v1, whole genome shotgun sequence:
- the LOC122661184 gene encoding protein DETOXIFICATION 48-like has translation MCNQKPSSSSSPSSFVSDPNKTHFLNPNKTIDPITDGEEVEEEEENLHRWPTTSEAMEEIKAIGKISGPTVLTGLLLYSRAVISMLFLGYLGELELAGGSLSIGFANITGYSVISGLAMGMEPICGQAYGAKQWKLLGLTLQRTVLLLLTTSIPISFMWLNIKRILLWCGQDETISSVAHLFIIFSIPDLFFLSLLHPLRIYLRTQNITLPLTYCSAISVLLHIPLNFLLVVHLKMGVAGVAIAMVWTNLNLFLFLSAFVYFSGVHRNSWVGPSIDCLRGWSTLLSLAVPTCVSVCLEWWWYELMIMLCGLLVNPKATIASMGILIQTTSLVYVFPSALSLGVSTRIGNELGANRPAKARIAMIVSLVCAVGVGLAAMLFTTLMRYRWGKFFTNDAEIIELTAMALPIAGLCELGNCPQTTGCGVLRGSARPTIGANINLGSFYLVGMPVAILMGFGAKMGFPGLWIGLLAAQATCALLMVYVLVTTDWVVQVERARQLTSSSSTSSSNSNSLCTSVSSSNKEVFNKKVVNLEEILCISDELILKSASVESMETGTDQKDRDTDTDTETETETDPLISPTKVIVN, from the exons ATGTGTAACCAAaagccatcatcatcatcatctccctCTTCATTTGTTTCTGATCCTAACAAAACCCATTTCTTAAATCCTAACAAAACCATAGATCCCATCACAGatggagaagaagtagaagaagaagaagaaaacctcCATAGATGGCCAACTACTTCTGAG GCAATGGAAGAAATCAAAGCTATAGGAAAGATATCAGGTCCAACAGTTCTCACGGGTTTACTCTTATACTCCAGAGCTGTAATATCCATGCTTTTCTTAGGTTACCTCGGAGAACTAGAACTAGCAGGTGGATCACTCTCCATCGGTTTCGCAAACATCACCGGCTACTCCGTCATTTCCGGTTTAGCCATGGGAATGGAACCCATTTGTGGTCAAGCATATGGTGCTAAACAATGGAAACTTCTTGGTTTAACACTTCAAAGAACAGTTCTTCTCCTCTTAACAACTTCAATTCCTATATCATTCATGTGGCTTAACATTAAAAGAATCCTCTTATGGTGTGGCCAAGATGAAACCATCTCATCTGTGGCCcaccttttcatcatcttctctaTACCTgaccttttctttctctctctcctccacccTCTTCGAATCTATCTTAGAACTCAAAACATCACTTTACCTCTCACTTACTGCTCAGCAATCTCTGTTCTTCTCCATATTCCTTTAAATTTCTTACTTGTGGTTCATCTCAAGATGGGTGTAGCAGGTGTAGCTATAGCCATGGTTTGGACTAATCTAAATCTGTTTCTCTTCTTATCTGCTTTTGTTTACTTCTCCGGCGTGCACAGGAACTCATGGGTGGGACCCAGTATCGATTGTTTAAGAGGTTGGTCGACGTTGTTAAGCCTAGCCGTACCCACATGTGTTTCGGTGTGTTTGGAGTGGTGGTGGTATGAGCTTATGATAATGTTATGTGGATTGCTTGTTAATCCTAAAGCTACCATTGCTTCAATGGGGATTCTAATTCAGACAACCTCATTGGTTTACGTCTTCCCTTCAGCTCTCAGTTTAGGGGTGTCGACAAGGATAGGTAATGAGCTCGGCGCAAACCGGCCGGCGAAAGCCCGTATCGCTATGATCGTGTCGTTAGTTTGCGCGGTTGGGGTGGGCCTTGCTGCTATGTTATTCACAACGTTGATGAGGTACAGATGGGGAAAGTTTTTTACTAATGACGCTGAGATTATTGAGTTGACAGCAATGGCGTTGCCTATAGCAGGGTTGTGTGAGTTGGGGAATTGCCCACAAACTACTGGGTGTGGGGTGTTAAGAGGAAGTGCAAGACCCACCATAGGAGCTAATATTAATTTGGGTTCTTTCTATTTAGTTGGTATGCCTGTGGctattttaatgggttttggaGCTAAAATGGGATTTCCTGGGCTTTGGATTGGGTTGCTTGCGGCTCAAGCTACATGTGCTTTACTTATGGTGTATGTGTTAGTTACCACAGATTGGGTGGTTCAAGTGGAGAGAGCAAGGCAactcacttcttcttcttctacttcttcttctaattctaactcTTTGTGTACTTCAGTTTCATCATCAAACAAGGAAGTATTTAACAAGAAAGTTGTtaatttggaggagattttgTGCATTAGTGATGAGTTAATATTGAAGTCAGCTTCAGTGGAGAGTATGGAGACAGGGACAGATCAGAAAGACAGAGACACAGACACAGacacagagacagagacagagacagaccCTCTTATTTCTCCAACTAAAGTCATTGTGAATTAG